The following are from one region of the Stigmatella ashevillena genome:
- a CDS encoding Stp1/IreP family PP2C-type Ser/Thr phosphatase: MRIEVAGITHVGMKRNHNEDNYLLLPEENLCCVADGMGGHSSGEIASKIAVDELGEFFRMTSRDAEATWPFKMDKTRNYDENRLATGIKLANAKIFERASGDTKYKGMGTTIVTVYFANATAYVGHVGDSRVYFFREGVLRQITEDHSLLNDYLKAKKLSPEEIENFPHKNVIVRALGMKESVLVDVARLEPKDDDIFLLCSDGLSGMVTDPQIQEVLGRTSELEKACSQLIDLANAAGGNDNVTCVLARYHGA; this comes from the coding sequence ATGCGTATCGAAGTAGCCGGCATCACCCACGTCGGGATGAAGCGCAACCACAACGAGGACAACTACCTCCTTTTGCCGGAGGAGAACCTCTGCTGCGTCGCCGACGGGATGGGCGGGCACTCCTCCGGGGAGATCGCCTCCAAGATCGCAGTGGACGAGCTGGGCGAGTTCTTCCGGATGACGTCCCGGGACGCGGAGGCGACCTGGCCGTTCAAGATGGACAAGACGCGCAACTACGACGAGAACCGGTTGGCCACCGGCATCAAGCTCGCCAACGCGAAGATCTTCGAGCGGGCCAGCGGCGACACGAAGTACAAGGGCATGGGCACCACCATCGTGACCGTGTACTTCGCCAACGCCACGGCCTACGTGGGGCACGTCGGGGACAGCCGCGTCTACTTCTTCCGTGAGGGCGTTCTGCGGCAGATCACCGAGGACCACTCGCTGCTCAACGACTACCTCAAGGCCAAGAAGCTCTCCCCCGAGGAGATCGAAAACTTCCCGCACAAGAACGTCATCGTCCGGGCGCTGGGAATGAAGGAATCGGTCCTCGTGGACGTGGCGCGGCTCGAGCCGAAGGATGACGACATCTTCCTGCTCTGCTCGGATGGCCTGTCCGGCATGGTGACGGATCCGCAGATCCAGGAAGTGCTCGGGCGCACCTCGGAGCTGGAGAAGGCTTGCTCCCAGCTCATCGACCTGGCGAACGCCGCGGGCGGCAACGACAACGTCACCTGCGTTCTGGCACGCTACCACGGCGCCTGA
- a CDS encoding PQQ-dependent sugar dehydrogenase translates to MRPLLVLAAACLLFTACAGCRSGKAHLSAPDCLLIEDGFGPPGNVPITVDVVAEGLEVPWGIAWLPGGDALVTERPGRIRLLRNFALHPTPVATVQIGDSAEGGLLGIAVHPAFERNRQFYVYVTHEAGQETENRVERWILSEDHQSATFERVLFGGIDASQYHNGGRLRFGPDGMLYVGTGDAREPDNAQNPDVPEGKLLRLTPEGDIPSDNPIPGKPAFLLGVRNTQGFDWKDPGTLYLTDHGPSGERMLRGHDEVSVVRKGDNLGWPTVYRCESGAGLLTPSLTWSNAAPPGGAALYTGNAIPEWKDSLLIGTLKSKHLHRVVFSRENPTQVAHHEVYLDNTHGRLRETIMGPDGHLYVTTSNCDGRGDCGPRKDLLLRVRR, encoded by the coding sequence ATGCGCCCGCTCCTCGTCCTCGCCGCTGCCTGCCTCCTCTTCACCGCTTGTGCCGGTTGCCGCTCGGGCAAGGCTCACCTGAGCGCTCCTGACTGTCTGCTCATCGAAGACGGCTTCGGCCCCCCCGGCAACGTGCCCATCACCGTCGATGTCGTCGCCGAGGGGCTCGAGGTGCCCTGGGGCATCGCCTGGCTGCCGGGAGGAGACGCGCTGGTCACCGAGCGGCCCGGCCGCATCCGGCTCCTGCGGAACTTCGCGCTCCACCCCACACCTGTCGCCACCGTGCAGATCGGCGACAGCGCCGAGGGCGGGCTGCTGGGCATCGCCGTCCACCCCGCCTTCGAGCGCAACCGGCAATTCTACGTCTATGTCACCCACGAGGCCGGCCAGGAGACGGAAAACCGCGTCGAGCGCTGGATTCTCTCCGAGGACCACCAGAGCGCCACCTTCGAGCGCGTCCTCTTCGGAGGCATTGACGCCAGCCAATACCACAACGGTGGGCGGCTGCGCTTCGGCCCGGACGGAATGCTCTACGTAGGCACGGGCGACGCGCGCGAGCCGGACAACGCCCAGAACCCAGATGTTCCCGAAGGCAAACTCCTGCGCCTCACACCCGAGGGCGACATCCCCTCGGACAATCCCATTCCTGGCAAGCCTGCCTTCCTTCTGGGGGTGCGCAACACCCAGGGCTTCGACTGGAAGGACCCCGGCACGCTCTACCTCACCGACCACGGGCCCAGCGGCGAGCGGATGCTCCGGGGCCATGACGAGGTGAGCGTGGTGAGAAAGGGAGACAACCTCGGCTGGCCTACCGTTTACCGCTGCGAATCCGGCGCGGGGCTCCTCACCCCCTCGCTCACCTGGAGCAATGCGGCGCCCCCCGGAGGCGCCGCCCTGTACACAGGCAACGCCATTCCCGAATGGAAGGATTCACTGCTCATCGGCACGCTTAAATCCAAGCATCTGCACCGCGTGGTGTTTTCCCGTGAGAACCCCACCCAGGTGGCCCACCACGAAGTGTACCTGGACAATACACATGGCCGCTTGCGCGAGACGATCATGGGCCCAGACGGCCACCTGTATGTCACGACCAGCAACTGCGATGGCCGAGGCGACTGCGGTCCGCGCAAGGATTTGCTCCTCCGCGTGCGCCGTTGA
- a CDS encoding di-heme oxidoreductase family protein, translating into MTFKSPGAAIFILAAVLLANDSWAATYGVQPSGSSAIFYVDTTSWADLHYKVNNGGQLNVRMAVTQGRNQYTVTGLSSGNTVDYSFTYWDTACNCAQDTAWAQYKHGSAVDAGTPDAGTDAGTPDAGTDAGTPDAGTDAGTPDAGPPPGNIVPLFNSSTALEPALVENTSTALITKVGGRVRDRHARENQFQAYDHYLPLYFEKRTFYIEIVDEVAKGGSQIKVNLFTTAPHSGTNFRAFFRGINTEAEYFHNGTFTQTGTNQYTASVNYNAKESRAIRVGDRMEIEVGVFLTQPLEGRFNYYSRAWLYMVGQGGIVPFEAAGSLRDSFPMAEAGWSGGRTTLNAPYSDEPDNRFIQMALNMAPLNAQTFVEGRRIHHTDFGDGSHSEPGNPALTEHQNKLGPDYVARSCVACHVQNGRGLPPANTNTTLTNYVVKVGTANGGADAKIGSKLQSRRTSGTPESDVRISSWTASSGTFKDGTGYSLRKPVFGFLNYTPTNYSARITPQLVGMGLLEAVPETAISQLADPNDSNGDGISGKVQTVVDPETRVARLGRFGWKAGSARVKFQVAEAFNSDMGVTSTVYPTLDCGSQQTGCSGSSNELNAQSLDKITRYVALLGVPARRDLTNAQALQGETLFKSAGCDKCHTPTLTTSAYHPHTELRSQTIHPYTDLLLHDMGTGLADNLPEGQASGAEWRTPPLWGIGLTAGVSGGEAYLHDGRARSLSEAILWHGGEGEAAKQKFVNMTAAERNALLAFLKSL; encoded by the coding sequence ATGACATTCAAATCCCCTGGAGCGGCCATCTTCATTTTGGCCGCTGTCCTATTGGCAAATGACTCCTGGGCCGCCACCTATGGCGTCCAACCCTCGGGCTCATCTGCCATCTTCTATGTCGACACCACCTCGTGGGCAGACCTCCACTACAAGGTGAACAACGGGGGACAACTCAACGTCCGGATGGCCGTCACCCAAGGCCGGAACCAATACACAGTGACGGGCCTGAGCAGCGGCAACACCGTCGACTACTCCTTCACCTACTGGGATACGGCTTGCAACTGCGCCCAGGACACGGCCTGGGCTCAGTACAAGCATGGCAGCGCCGTTGACGCGGGCACCCCCGACGCAGGCACGGACGCGGGCACCCCCGACGCAGGCACGGACGCGGGCACCCCCGACGCGGGCACGGACGCGGGTACTCCCGACGCGGGCCCCCCCCCGGGCAACATCGTTCCCCTGTTCAACAGCAGCACCGCGCTGGAGCCGGCCCTGGTGGAGAACACCTCCACGGCGTTGATCACCAAGGTGGGCGGCCGGGTGCGCGACCGCCACGCGCGTGAGAACCAGTTCCAGGCGTATGACCATTACCTGCCGCTGTATTTCGAGAAGCGGACCTTCTACATCGAGATCGTGGACGAGGTGGCCAAGGGCGGAAGCCAGATCAAGGTCAACCTCTTCACGACCGCGCCCCACAGCGGCACGAACTTCCGCGCGTTCTTCCGCGGCATCAACACCGAGGCCGAGTACTTCCACAACGGCACCTTCACCCAGACTGGCACGAACCAGTACACCGCCAGCGTCAACTACAACGCCAAGGAGAGCCGGGCCATCCGGGTTGGCGACCGCATGGAGATTGAAGTCGGCGTCTTCCTGACCCAGCCGCTGGAAGGCCGCTTCAACTATTACTCCCGCGCATGGCTCTACATGGTCGGCCAGGGCGGCATTGTCCCGTTCGAGGCTGCGGGCTCGCTGCGGGACTCCTTCCCCATGGCGGAGGCGGGCTGGAGCGGTGGCCGGACCACGCTGAACGCGCCCTACTCGGACGAGCCCGATAACCGCTTCATCCAGATGGCGCTGAACATGGCCCCCCTCAATGCCCAGACGTTCGTCGAGGGCCGGCGCATCCACCACACGGACTTCGGAGACGGCAGCCACTCTGAGCCGGGCAACCCCGCGCTCACCGAGCACCAGAACAAGCTCGGGCCCGACTATGTCGCGCGCTCGTGTGTCGCCTGCCACGTGCAGAACGGCCGCGGCCTGCCTCCCGCCAACACCAACACCACGCTGACCAACTACGTGGTCAAGGTGGGCACGGCCAACGGCGGCGCGGATGCGAAGATCGGCTCCAAGCTGCAGTCTCGCCGGACCAGCGGCACCCCCGAGTCGGACGTCCGCATCTCGAGCTGGACGGCCTCTTCCGGCACGTTCAAGGACGGCACGGGCTACTCGCTGCGCAAGCCCGTCTTCGGCTTCCTCAACTACACCCCCACGAACTACTCGGCGCGCATCACCCCGCAGCTGGTCGGCATGGGCCTGCTGGAGGCCGTGCCCGAGACCGCCATCTCCCAGTTGGCCGATCCGAATGACAGCAACGGTGACGGCATCTCGGGCAAGGTGCAGACCGTGGTGGATCCGGAGACGCGCGTGGCGCGGCTGGGCCGCTTCGGCTGGAAGGCCGGCTCGGCGCGCGTGAAGTTCCAGGTCGCCGAGGCCTTCAACAGCGACATGGGCGTCACGTCGACGGTCTATCCCACCCTGGACTGTGGCTCACAGCAGACGGGCTGCTCCGGCTCCAGCAACGAGCTGAACGCTCAGTCCCTGGACAAGATCACCCGCTACGTCGCGCTGCTGGGCGTCCCGGCGCGCCGCGACCTGACCAACGCTCAGGCGCTGCAGGGCGAGACCTTGTTCAAGAGCGCCGGGTGCGACAAGTGCCACACCCCGACGCTGACCACCAGCGCCTACCACCCGCACACGGAGCTGCGCAGCCAGACGATCCATCCGTACACGGACCTGCTGCTGCACGACATGGGCACGGGGCTGGCCGACAACCTCCCCGAAGGCCAGGCCTCGGGCGCCGAGTGGCGCACGCCGCCCCTCTGGGGCATCGGCCTGACGGCGGGTGTCAGCGGCGGTGAGGCCTACCTGCACGACGGTCGCGCGCGCTCGCTGTCCGAGGCCATCCTCTGGCACGGCGGTGAGGGCGAGGCCGCCAAGCAGAAGTTCGTCAACATGACCGCCGCCGAGCGGAATGCGCTGCTGGCGTTCTTGAAGTCCCTCTGA
- a CDS encoding nucleotidyltransferase family protein, with protein sequence MKAMILCAGLGTRLRPLTERWPKPALPFLGQPLLRYHLAVLKAAGVTAVGINTHHLPEVMEATARAECERVGLPLHVVHEPVIQGTGGGIRGLKGFLAGDDFLVFNGDILFPVDLRPVVAAHRKSGAAATMVLMPMPPEETYAAVEMDATGQVRRIAGRGPGGSALSPWHFTGVHVMSPRIFEVMSPEGPEDINRDVYVRGMEAGMVVRGEEVRAYWSDLGTPSRYLATVCDVLLGRVPVETLGDASPFAGMAQGPVNGWVHPEARLGTAQVEGPAYFGAGCILEKGAQVGSAVAVGARARVGEGARLHRVALFEDTQVAPGETLEEVLAWGPHRIPAPMGA encoded by the coding sequence ATGAAGGCGATGATCCTCTGCGCGGGGCTGGGCACGCGCCTGCGCCCGCTCACCGAGCGCTGGCCCAAGCCCGCGCTTCCGTTCCTGGGGCAGCCGTTGCTGCGCTACCACCTGGCGGTGCTGAAGGCCGCGGGCGTCACTGCGGTGGGCATCAACACCCACCACCTGCCCGAGGTGATGGAGGCCACCGCGCGCGCGGAGTGTGAGCGCGTGGGGCTGCCGCTCCACGTGGTGCATGAGCCTGTCATTCAGGGCACGGGCGGCGGCATCCGGGGCCTGAAGGGCTTCCTGGCCGGAGATGACTTCCTCGTCTTCAACGGGGACATCCTCTTTCCGGTGGACCTGCGGCCGGTGGTCGCGGCGCACCGGAAATCGGGGGCCGCCGCCACGATGGTGCTGATGCCCATGCCTCCGGAGGAGACGTACGCCGCGGTGGAGATGGACGCCACAGGGCAGGTGCGCCGGATTGCGGGCCGTGGCCCGGGAGGCTCCGCGCTGAGCCCGTGGCACTTCACCGGGGTTCACGTCATGTCCCCGCGCATCTTCGAGGTCATGTCGCCCGAGGGCCCCGAGGACATCAACCGCGATGTCTACGTGCGGGGGATGGAGGCCGGGATGGTGGTGCGTGGCGAGGAGGTGCGGGCGTACTGGTCTGATCTGGGCACGCCCTCGCGCTACCTGGCCACGGTGTGCGACGTGCTCCTGGGCCGGGTTCCGGTGGAGACACTGGGAGACGCTTCTCCCTTCGCTGGGATGGCCCAGGGGCCTGTCAACGGGTGGGTTCATCCCGAAGCGCGCCTGGGGACAGCCCAGGTGGAGGGCCCGGCGTACTTCGGGGCTGGCTGCATCTTGGAGAAGGGCGCGCAGGTGGGCTCCGCCGTGGCGGTCGGCGCGCGGGCGCGGGTGGGGGAGGGGGCGCGGCTTCACCGCGTGGCGCTCTTCGAGGACACCCAGGTGGCCCCGGGCGAGACGCTGGAAGAGGTGCTGGCCTGGGGACCTCACCGCATCCCCGCTCCGATGGGGGCGTGA
- a CDS encoding aminoglycoside phosphotransferase family protein — protein sequence MELEAALRDQVGQAIGRPFSHAPIKKLKGDASNRSYYRVGEPPESWVVMEMPVGATKKSEEATKGEPPKELPFVNVHRYLEKLGVRVPRILRYDEPAGMMVLEDLSDLTFEAALEGGKHQEALYGRAVELLARLRVEAERKVDPECLAFTRAFDEDLYDWELHHFREWGLEAWSGKKPSDAERAELDRTFREIARTLAAAPRGFTHRDYQSRNIMVKEGELVVIDFQDALQGPRQYDLVALLRDSYVELNRDFVDRMLDRYIQAFQEAGGERIEPGPFKDFFDLLTIQRKLKDAGRFEFINRVKGNPGFLVSIPASLRYVKAAFVRRPELRPLQDLIARYVPELAA from the coding sequence ATGGAACTTGAGGCCGCCCTGCGCGACCAGGTGGGTCAGGCCATTGGCCGTCCCTTTTCCCATGCCCCCATCAAGAAGCTGAAGGGGGATGCGAGTAATCGCTCCTATTACCGCGTCGGCGAACCCCCCGAGAGCTGGGTGGTGATGGAGATGCCCGTCGGTGCGACGAAGAAGAGTGAGGAGGCGACCAAGGGGGAGCCCCCGAAAGAGCTGCCCTTCGTCAACGTGCACCGCTACCTGGAGAAGCTCGGGGTCCGCGTGCCGCGCATCCTGCGCTACGACGAGCCCGCGGGCATGATGGTGCTGGAGGACCTGAGCGACCTCACCTTCGAGGCGGCCCTGGAAGGCGGCAAGCACCAGGAGGCCCTCTATGGGCGTGCGGTGGAGCTGCTGGCGCGCCTGCGGGTGGAGGCCGAGCGGAAGGTGGACCCAGAGTGCCTGGCCTTCACCCGGGCCTTCGACGAGGACCTGTACGACTGGGAGCTGCACCACTTCCGCGAGTGGGGCCTGGAGGCCTGGAGTGGGAAGAAGCCCTCGGATGCCGAGCGCGCCGAGCTGGACCGGACCTTCCGGGAGATCGCCCGGACCCTCGCGGCGGCCCCGCGCGGTTTCACGCACCGGGACTACCAGAGCCGCAACATCATGGTGAAGGAGGGCGAGCTGGTGGTCATCGACTTCCAGGACGCCCTGCAAGGCCCTCGGCAGTATGACTTGGTGGCGCTGCTGCGCGACAGCTACGTGGAGCTGAATCGAGACTTCGTGGACCGGATGCTGGACCGCTACATCCAGGCGTTCCAGGAGGCGGGGGGCGAGCGCATCGAGCCGGGCCCATTCAAGGACTTCTTCGATCTGCTCACCATCCAGCGCAAGCTCAAGGACGCGGGGCGCTTCGAGTTCATCAACCGGGTGAAGGGCAATCCAGGCTTCCTGGTCTCCATCCCGGCCTCGTTGCGCTATGTGAAGGCGGCGTTCGTGCGGCGCCCGGAGCTGCGCCCCTTGCAGGATTTGATCGCCCGGTACGTTCCCGAGCTCGCCGCCTGA
- a CDS encoding pyridoxal-phosphate dependent enzyme — MDIHENILSAIGHTPLVKLNKLVGPNDATVLVKCEFMNPGASIKDRMALYIIEKAEREGKLKPGGTIVENTSGNTGMGVALAAAVKGYKCIFTMPDKMSLEKINRLKALGAQVVVTPTNVPAEDPRSYYETAKRIHRETPGAFMLNQYHNPDNIEAHYKITGPEIFEQTEGKVDYFVSGLGTGGTMSGAGKYLKEKVPGLKNVGVDPVGSVYEGYFKTGKLTTPHVYKVEGIGEDMLCGAMDFKVVDDVRQVDDKQCFIAARRLAREEGIFAGGSAGAAVHVAVQLAKEVGKGKTIVVVLPDSGMVYISKFHSDEWMRDNGFLEEKGAGTVRDILGDKRGEVRTARKGDRVDRVVEQMRQHGISQMPVLTAEGQAVGMIHEYDLLNSLVANKARFGDSIDAIVAPLQGVVSPDTSLNRLREIFAQDNVAVVKEGEKIIGILTKIDLIDHLHRSAA, encoded by the coding sequence ATGGACATTCACGAGAACATCCTCTCCGCAATTGGTCACACGCCGCTGGTCAAGCTCAACAAGCTTGTCGGGCCGAACGACGCAACGGTGCTCGTCAAGTGTGAGTTCATGAATCCAGGCGCGTCCATCAAGGACCGGATGGCGCTCTACATCATCGAAAAGGCCGAGCGGGAGGGGAAGCTCAAGCCCGGCGGCACCATCGTGGAGAACACCTCCGGCAACACGGGCATGGGCGTGGCCCTGGCCGCGGCGGTGAAGGGCTACAAGTGCATCTTCACCATGCCGGACAAGATGTCCCTGGAGAAGATCAACCGGCTCAAGGCCCTGGGCGCCCAGGTGGTGGTGACACCGACGAACGTGCCGGCCGAGGACCCCCGCAGCTACTACGAGACGGCCAAGCGCATCCACCGCGAGACGCCCGGCGCGTTCATGCTCAACCAGTACCACAACCCCGACAACATCGAGGCCCACTACAAGATCACCGGGCCGGAGATCTTCGAGCAGACCGAGGGCAAGGTCGACTACTTCGTCTCGGGTCTGGGCACGGGCGGCACGATGAGCGGGGCGGGCAAGTACCTCAAGGAGAAGGTGCCTGGCCTGAAGAACGTGGGCGTGGACCCGGTGGGCTCGGTGTACGAGGGCTACTTCAAGACGGGCAAGCTCACCACGCCCCACGTCTACAAGGTGGAGGGCATCGGCGAGGACATGCTGTGCGGCGCCATGGACTTCAAGGTGGTGGACGACGTGCGGCAGGTGGATGACAAGCAGTGCTTCATCGCGGCGCGGCGGCTGGCGCGCGAGGAAGGCATCTTCGCCGGCGGCTCGGCGGGCGCGGCGGTGCACGTCGCGGTGCAGCTCGCCAAGGAAGTGGGCAAGGGCAAGACGATCGTCGTCGTGCTGCCGGACTCCGGCATGGTCTACATCAGCAAGTTCCACTCGGACGAGTGGATGCGCGACAACGGCTTCCTCGAGGAGAAGGGCGCGGGCACCGTGCGCGACATCCTCGGGGACAAGCGGGGCGAGGTGCGCACCGCGCGCAAGGGCGACCGGGTGGACCGGGTCGTCGAGCAGATGCGCCAGCACGGCATCAGCCAGATGCCCGTCCTCACCGCCGAGGGCCAGGCCGTGGGGATGATCCACGAGTACGATCTGCTCAACTCCCTGGTGGCGAACAAAGCCCGGTTTGGCGACAGCATCGACGCCATCGTCGCGCCGCTGCAGGGCGTGGTCTCCCCGGACACGAGTCTCAACCGGCTGCGCGAAATCTTCGCCCAAGACAACGTGGCGGTGGTGAAGGAGGGCGAGAAGATCATCGGCATCCTCACGAAGATCGATCTCATCGACCACCTGCACCGCAGCGCGGCCTGA
- a CDS encoding serine/threonine protein kinase, with product MKKAELELNPASLPAGTRVGPWQAIDWGGQGAYGTVYRAVRTGSSPSGPVALKLAHYPEDGRFAREAALLARIRHPNVPNLLDAGHWNHPSGAAYPYLAMEWVDGLSLYTWARTHLPSSRQVFRVLAQVARALEATHAVGGVHRDVKGGNVRIRSTDGRAVLLDFGSGNYTDAEPLTRESLPPGTRPYRSPEAWAFGLRHAQHPAAHYAAQPSDDVFALGVSAYRLVTGQYPPSAIPGDKGASVWEPAGAGPPPPLTLNPRVETQLNVLILRMLSVDPQARGGAGELAVLLERAAKSTGSGMDEPLFPGEAPLRPAPVSAKALSRRHSARQNIRKKALLWKWLCWLASPALGLFLSIQGAPEPPHSVNEVPVLVQSETPDAGLEDGGTAALAHTALTDEPAWRTLPSPPRRGLGLDIPKTPFPGQQRPPCTASYEVEIRGGCWTQLAQMAPCKDSYEWKGRCYIPSAPAPREPTSDKP from the coding sequence ATGAAGAAGGCCGAGCTGGAGCTGAACCCCGCTTCGCTCCCGGCCGGAACACGCGTGGGGCCTTGGCAAGCCATCGACTGGGGCGGCCAAGGCGCCTACGGCACCGTCTACCGCGCGGTGAGGACGGGCAGCAGCCCAAGTGGGCCCGTGGCCCTCAAGCTGGCCCACTACCCCGAAGATGGCCGCTTCGCGCGCGAAGCGGCGTTGCTCGCGCGCATTCGCCACCCCAACGTGCCCAACCTGCTGGACGCAGGCCACTGGAACCACCCTTCTGGCGCGGCCTACCCCTATCTCGCCATGGAGTGGGTGGATGGGCTCTCGCTGTACACCTGGGCCCGGACGCACCTGCCCTCCTCCCGCCAGGTGTTCCGGGTACTGGCCCAGGTGGCACGGGCGCTGGAGGCCACCCATGCGGTGGGAGGTGTGCATCGCGACGTCAAAGGCGGCAACGTGCGGATTCGCTCGACCGATGGCCGGGCCGTGCTTCTGGACTTCGGCTCCGGGAACTACACAGACGCGGAGCCGTTGACGCGGGAATCCCTTCCTCCTGGAACCCGTCCCTACCGCAGCCCCGAAGCCTGGGCTTTCGGTCTGCGCCACGCACAACATCCCGCAGCCCACTATGCGGCTCAGCCCTCGGATGATGTGTTCGCCCTGGGCGTGAGCGCTTACCGGTTGGTCACGGGTCAGTACCCACCGTCCGCCATTCCAGGCGACAAAGGGGCCAGCGTCTGGGAGCCAGCGGGAGCAGGCCCACCGCCTCCTCTCACGCTCAATCCCCGGGTGGAAACACAGCTCAACGTCCTCATTCTTCGCATGCTCTCGGTGGATCCCCAGGCGCGCGGCGGCGCGGGTGAGTTGGCGGTGCTGTTGGAGCGAGCAGCAAAATCAACAGGCTCCGGCATGGATGAACCACTGTTTCCCGGCGAAGCACCGCTGCGCCCGGCCCCTGTGTCTGCCAAGGCGCTCTCTCGCCGCCATTCCGCGCGCCAAAACATCCGAAAGAAAGCGCTCCTCTGGAAATGGCTTTGCTGGCTTGCCTCGCCCGCGCTGGGATTGTTCCTGTCCATCCAAGGCGCCCCGGAGCCGCCTCATTCCGTGAATGAGGTGCCCGTGCTGGTACAAAGCGAAACGCCTGATGCAGGGCTAGAGGATGGAGGCACGGCAGCACTCGCCCACACAGCCCTGACGGATGAACCTGCATGGAGAACCCTGCCATCCCCTCCTCGGCGGGGACTTGGATTAGACATACCCAAGACACCCTTTCCGGGCCAACAGCGGCCTCCGTGCACAGCGAGTTACGAAGTCGAAATTCGAGGTGGATGCTGGACTCAGCTCGCCCAAATGGCCCCCTGCAAAGACTCCTACGAATGGAAGGGGCGCTGCTATATCCCCAGTGCTCCCGCCCCCCGCGAGCCCACTTCAGACAAGCCATGA